A single genomic interval of Blastopirellula marina harbors:
- a CDS encoding DEAD/DEAH box helicase, which produces MTEPLETISHNLNIKSEVISLGWTAALSRAPQIAITSETFKTPRPKAVSLTCKGAKVGVKSFVFPEAPAWLQALEKKVPPKKEAGEQTAEDPVSPKPPKAKRVTHIRPPGDVIKLEDRLYYLLQPSLESLVTSGALEFPFEPFPYQFEGIAFLYPRHAAVMADEMGLGKTMQSISTMRMLLRAGEIRSVLLVCPKPLVSNWKREFALWSPEIPISVIEGDSAKRSWLWRDNQTPIKIANYELLMRDQELVSEEGGLHFDLVVLDEAQRIKNSNSTTAEIAKGIPRTRSWALTGTPIENSTDDLVGVFEFLAPGLLTKGMDIKSMSSTAGEYIIRRTKDLVMTDMPPRLYRDAELHLSPAQQEAYEFAEKEGIVRLEEMGQELTVQHVFELVLRLKQICNFDPRTGESAKMDQLKADLEEVAASGKKAILFSQWTKTIQEIRKHVEPFGPLEYHGKVPHKQREGVIDQFKHDPTKHVILMSYGAGSVGLNLQFCEYVFLFDRWWNPAIEDQAINRAHRIGAAGAVTISRYLAVGTIEDRINKVLEEKRELFDALFSQTGEPAKIGFSKEEIFGLFDLRSPKGPIRLAA; this is translated from the coding sequence ATGACTGAACCATTGGAAACGATTTCTCACAATCTGAATATCAAGTCCGAGGTGATCTCGCTCGGATGGACCGCTGCGCTATCGCGTGCTCCACAAATCGCGATCACATCGGAAACTTTCAAGACACCACGGCCCAAAGCGGTTTCGTTGACCTGCAAAGGGGCCAAGGTCGGTGTCAAAAGTTTCGTCTTCCCCGAGGCCCCGGCCTGGCTGCAAGCTCTGGAAAAGAAAGTTCCACCGAAGAAGGAAGCGGGCGAACAAACGGCAGAAGATCCAGTCTCCCCAAAACCGCCCAAAGCGAAGCGAGTCACGCACATTCGTCCACCGGGCGATGTGATCAAGCTGGAAGACCGGTTGTATTATCTGCTGCAACCGTCGCTCGAATCGTTGGTTACCAGCGGTGCGCTCGAGTTTCCCTTCGAGCCGTTTCCGTACCAATTTGAAGGGATTGCATTTCTGTACCCGCGTCATGCCGCAGTGATGGCCGACGAAATGGGGCTCGGCAAAACGATGCAATCGATCAGCACGATGCGGATGCTGCTGCGAGCTGGCGAGATTCGGAGTGTGTTATTGGTTTGTCCCAAGCCTCTGGTCTCGAACTGGAAGCGTGAATTCGCTTTGTGGTCTCCTGAAATTCCGATCAGCGTGATCGAAGGAGATTCGGCCAAGCGTAGTTGGCTGTGGCGTGACAATCAAACGCCGATCAAGATCGCTAATTACGAGCTGCTGATGCGTGACCAGGAGTTGGTAAGCGAGGAAGGAGGGCTTCATTTCGACTTAGTCGTGTTGGACGAAGCCCAACGCATCAAGAACTCCAACAGCACGACAGCTGAAATTGCCAAAGGAATCCCGCGGACACGCAGTTGGGCCCTGACCGGCACGCCAATCGAGAACAGCACCGACGACCTGGTGGGCGTGTTCGAGTTTCTTGCACCGGGGCTGTTAACCAAGGGAATGGATATCAAGTCGATGAGTTCGACCGCGGGCGAATATATCATCCGCCGGACGAAAGACTTGGTGATGACTGATATGCCGCCTCGGCTGTATCGCGATGCTGAACTACATCTCTCGCCGGCTCAGCAAGAAGCGTACGAATTCGCTGAGAAGGAAGGAATCGTGCGGTTGGAAGAGATGGGGCAGGAATTGACCGTACAGCATGTTTTCGAGTTGGTGCTGCGGTTGAAGCAGATCTGCAACTTCGATCCGCGCACTGGCGAGAGCGCCAAGATGGATCAGTTAAAAGCCGATCTGGAAGAGGTGGCAGCCAGTGGAAAGAAGGCGATCTTGTTCAGTCAATGGACGAAGACGATTCAAGAGATTCGCAAACATGTCGAACCGTTCGGGCCGCTCGAGTACCACGGTAAGGTGCCGCATAAGCAGCGAGAAGGAGTGATCGACCAGTTCAAACACGATCCAACGAAGCACGTCATCTTGATGAGCTACGGGGCTGGAAGCGTTGGTTTGAATTTGCAGTTCTGCGAATATGTCTTCCTGTTCGACCGCTGGTGGAATCCGGCCATCGAAGACCAGGCGATCAACCGCGCTCATCGCATCGGGGCGGCAGGGGCCGTGACGATCAGTCGCTACTTGGCGGTCGGCACGATCGAGGATCGCATCAATAAAGTGCTCGAAGAGAAACGCGAACTGTTCGATGCATTATTTAGTCAAACCGGTGAGCCTGCGAAAATCGGTTTCTCGAAAGAAGAGATCTTCGGGCTGTTTGATCTGCGTAGTCCCAAAGGACCAATTCGCTTGGCGGCGTAA
- a CDS encoding aldehyde dehydrogenase family protein — translation MLNIPAIRWGKPYDSLEKEDVVHFSTGEPIAQLSQVGGGILKRDMKKAQSARDALLEFSPEEILDKMATAGKLYLEADLPIGDGSQTPEAFVHAQSASTGLPEHMCRANMQKNAFVMQNMTQILDSLTRGLDLNILARGYGKEPARDVMLSYQAQSPVLGAVLPSNSPGVHTLWLPAVALQLGLVLKPGGKEPWTPYRIFSAMVEAGLPAEAFSLYPGAGGDVGSALLSSVDRAMVFGGQQTIDQYAGNPKVQPHGPGFSKILLGDDVVDDWPQYLDLMVQSVFANSGRSCINASGIWASRHTKEIAQAIAEKIGPTEIKDPTDDEAALAAFTMPGMAPAVWNMIESDLAEDGVTDYTAPYGDRLVQMERCDYLKPMVIHAESPEKQVASKEYMFPFVSVVECPQDQMIKKMGYSLICTAITGDDKFARELVNATHIDRLNIGPIPTHKVDWLQPHEGNIIEFLFRSRAYQSAPVQVAAT, via the coding sequence ATGCTGAACATTCCTGCTATCCGTTGGGGCAAACCCTACGACTCGCTCGAAAAAGAAGACGTCGTCCACTTTAGCACCGGCGAACCAATCGCTCAGCTAAGTCAGGTCGGCGGTGGGATTCTGAAACGGGACATGAAGAAAGCGCAGTCGGCACGCGATGCGCTGCTTGAATTCAGCCCTGAGGAAATCCTCGATAAGATGGCCACCGCTGGCAAATTGTACCTAGAAGCGGACCTCCCTATTGGCGACGGTTCGCAAACACCGGAAGCCTTCGTGCACGCTCAAAGCGCTAGCACCGGGCTGCCAGAACACATGTGCCGGGCGAACATGCAGAAGAATGCGTTCGTCATGCAGAACATGACACAAATCCTCGATTCGTTAACTCGCGGATTGGATCTCAACATTCTCGCTCGGGGGTACGGCAAGGAGCCGGCCCGCGACGTCATGCTCAGCTATCAAGCTCAGAGTCCGGTACTCGGCGCCGTGTTGCCTTCCAATTCACCGGGGGTTCATACCCTCTGGCTTCCGGCCGTCGCGCTTCAACTTGGTCTGGTTCTCAAGCCAGGTGGAAAGGAGCCATGGACGCCGTACCGGATTTTCTCCGCGATGGTCGAAGCAGGACTTCCTGCCGAAGCCTTCAGTCTGTACCCAGGTGCGGGTGGGGATGTTGGCTCGGCCCTACTGTCGTCGGTTGATCGTGCGATGGTCTTCGGTGGCCAGCAAACGATTGATCAGTACGCCGGCAACCCGAAGGTTCAGCCACACGGTCCTGGCTTCAGTAAGATCTTACTCGGCGACGACGTCGTCGATGACTGGCCGCAGTACTTGGATCTGATGGTGCAAAGCGTGTTCGCGAACAGCGGACGAAGCTGCATCAACGCGTCTGGCATCTGGGCTTCCCGTCACACCAAAGAGATCGCTCAGGCCATCGCCGAAAAGATCGGTCCGACCGAGATCAAAGACCCAACCGATGACGAAGCCGCATTGGCCGCGTTCACCATGCCAGGCATGGCCCCGGCCGTGTGGAACATGATCGAATCAGATTTGGCGGAAGATGGTGTCACGGACTATACGGCTCCTTACGGCGACCGTCTCGTTCAAATGGAACGTTGCGATTATCTGAAGCCGATGGTCATCCATGCGGAGAGCCCGGAAAAGCAGGTCGCCAGCAAGGAATATATGTTCCCATTTGTTTCGGTCGTGGAATGCCCACAAGATCAAATGATCAAGAAGATGGGTTACTCGCTGATTTGTACCGCGATTACCGGCGACGACAAGTTCGCTCGCGAGCTGGTCAACGCTACACACATCGACCGCTTGAACATTGGTCCGATTCCGACCCACAAAGTCGATTGGCTGCAGCCACACGAAGGGAATATCATCGAGTTCCTCTTCCGCAGCCGTGCTTACCAATCGGCTCCCGTACAGGTCGCCGCAACCTAA
- a CDS encoding iron-containing alcohol dehydrogenase, protein MIPFDFQPRTRIVFGPDCLQRLGELAKELGATRALVVSDPGIIQAGHAQRGIDCLEAAGVQAFLFDGVQENPTTNNVAAGVNFAKEHAPHLIVGLGGGSAMDCAKGINFLLTNGGEMKDYWGVGKATQEMLPMIAVPTTAGTGSEAQSFALITDAETHAKMACGDKKAACRIALLDPTLTVTQPHKVTALTGIDAISHALETFVTKKRNEVSLAFSREAWRLLAANFTKVLKEPENLEARGAMQLGACFAGLAIENSMLGAAHAMANPLTAHYGVVHGQAVAVMLPTVIRYNGEAFNKMYQDILSIPVDLLDYPSVESGAGGLAELVESWVDQAGLATNLDQLSINGEKLSELSLDAAKQWTGSFNPREVDAGEFSKLYQSAMNH, encoded by the coding sequence ATGATTCCATTCGATTTCCAGCCACGCACACGGATCGTGTTTGGCCCGGATTGTTTACAGCGACTCGGTGAACTCGCGAAAGAACTCGGTGCGACGCGTGCGTTAGTCGTCAGCGATCCCGGCATTATTCAAGCTGGTCACGCCCAGCGCGGAATCGATTGCCTGGAAGCAGCCGGTGTGCAGGCTTTCCTATTCGACGGTGTGCAAGAGAATCCGACCACCAATAACGTGGCGGCAGGAGTCAACTTCGCGAAAGAGCACGCTCCCCATTTGATTGTGGGCCTGGGTGGCGGCAGTGCGATGGACTGTGCCAAGGGAATCAATTTCCTGCTAACCAACGGCGGGGAAATGAAGGATTACTGGGGCGTCGGCAAGGCAACGCAAGAGATGCTTCCGATGATCGCCGTGCCTACCACCGCCGGTACTGGCAGCGAAGCCCAATCGTTTGCCCTGATCACCGATGCCGAAACACACGCCAAGATGGCTTGCGGCGATAAGAAAGCGGCCTGCCGGATTGCTTTGCTTGATCCCACGCTGACCGTCACTCAGCCGCACAAAGTTACCGCGCTCACTGGTATCGACGCGATCAGCCACGCCTTGGAAACATTTGTTACCAAGAAGCGAAATGAAGTGTCGCTGGCCTTCAGTCGCGAAGCATGGCGACTCTTGGCCGCCAACTTCACGAAGGTTTTGAAAGAACCGGAGAACTTAGAAGCCCGGGGGGCGATGCAGCTTGGCGCTTGCTTCGCAGGCCTGGCAATTGAAAACTCGATGCTCGGCGCTGCCCACGCGATGGCTAACCCGCTGACAGCCCATTACGGCGTGGTGCATGGGCAAGCTGTAGCCGTAATGTTACCGACCGTTATTCGCTACAACGGAGAAGCATTCAACAAAATGTACCAAGACATCCTCAGCATCCCGGTCGACCTGCTTGATTACCCGAGTGTCGAGAGTGGTGCTGGCGGCTTGGCGGAACTAGTCGAATCGTGGGTCGATCAGGCAGGGCTGGCCACCAACTTGGATCAACTGTCGATCAACGGCGAGAAACTTTCAGAACTGTCGCTCGACGCAGCCAAACAGTGGACCGGTAGCTTCAACCCACGCGAAGTCGACGCCGGTGAATTCTCGAAGCTGTATCAATCCGCGATGAACCACTAG